A genomic window from Salvia miltiorrhiza cultivar Shanhuang (shh) chromosome 5, IMPLAD_Smil_shh, whole genome shotgun sequence includes:
- the LOC130987218 gene encoding late embryogenesis abundant protein 6-like, which translates to MQSAKQKAADGAAVAKEHVEILRAKAQEKAEIAAAPTKEGREIAHERRKAKEAEAKMKMHAAKADHAADKLHAAQHGLCGLGCTHPHHHHHGGGYQEPVVSSAFPPPAPAYPHGGYPPGWTAPK; encoded by the exons ATGCAATCAGCTAAACAGAAAGCCgccgacggcgccgccgtcgccaAGGAGCACGTCGAAATCCTTAGAGCCAAAGCCCAAGAGAAG gCGGAGATAGCGGCGGCGCCGACCAAGGAAGGGAGAGAGATAGCTCATGAGCGGAGGAAAGCCAAGGAAGCTGAAGCCAAGATGAAGATGCACGCCGCCAAAGCCGACCACGCCGCCGACAAGCTGCACGCAGCCCAGCACGGCCTCTGCGGTCTCGGCTGCACccacccccaccaccaccaccacggcGGAGGATACCAGGAGCCGGTTGTCAGCTCCGCCTTTCCGCCGCCGGCTCCTGCGTATCCTCACGGTGGCTATCCACCGGGCTGGACAGCCCCAAAGTGA